A genomic stretch from Chloroflexota bacterium includes:
- a CDS encoding FAD-binding oxidoreductase, giving the protein MSRSPDVAIIGGGIIGCSAAAILAERDATVVLYEATAIGAGASGRNLGAIQHPFDAILAPLYQASLEQYRQLALADDGFALPGRPAGVLMLNRDAEASLRQVQLLTDVVPDLAVEFVDADAVAAAEPSLVPGFAACRLDTGYPIPPASATAAFSRLATQRGAQLRVGAAAEPWIEAGTVRGVTLSDGTRHAAGAVLIAAGPWSPPLVDPAGTWRPISRTWGVTVQLDLGTAAPRHVIEQDAVDAVNRPLVAAARAAEGEPAADPHSLFTVASAAGVSTLGSIFLPDEPDPGRVGRLLIERGTRYLPAIGSAPVRQVRVCARPQSVDSRPFIGPVAGIAGLFVCAGHGPWGISTGPGSATLVVDAILSGASVPAELAADRWI; this is encoded by the coding sequence ATGTCGCGCTCCCCCGACGTCGCCATCATCGGCGGCGGGATCATCGGCTGCTCAGCGGCCGCCATCCTCGCCGAGCGTGACGCGACGGTCGTGCTATACGAGGCCACCGCCATTGGCGCGGGGGCATCGGGTCGCAACCTCGGCGCCATCCAGCATCCCTTCGACGCCATCCTGGCCCCGCTGTACCAAGCCAGCCTGGAGCAATACCGCCAGCTCGCGCTCGCCGACGACGGGTTTGCGCTACCGGGTCGACCGGCGGGGGTCCTCATGCTCAACCGCGATGCCGAAGCCTCGCTCCGCCAGGTGCAGCTCCTGACCGACGTCGTCCCCGACCTCGCCGTGGAATTCGTGGACGCCGATGCAGTGGCAGCCGCCGAGCCATCCCTGGTGCCCGGTTTCGCCGCCTGTCGCCTTGACACCGGCTATCCGATTCCTCCCGCCTCGGCCACCGCCGCCTTCAGCCGGCTGGCCACGCAGCGCGGTGCGCAGCTGCGCGTTGGGGCCGCAGCCGAGCCGTGGATCGAAGCCGGGACGGTGAGGGGCGTCACGCTCTCGGACGGGACGCGGCATGCGGCGGGAGCCGTCCTGATCGCGGCCGGCCCGTGGTCACCGCCCCTGGTCGATCCTGCCGGCACCTGGCGGCCGATCAGCCGCACATGGGGCGTGACCGTGCAGCTCGACCTCGGAACGGCGGCGCCGCGTCACGTCATCGAGCAGGACGCGGTGGACGCCGTCAACCGCCCGCTGGTGGCGGCGGCACGAGCCGCGGAGGGTGAGCCTGCGGCCGACCCCCATTCCCTCTTCACGGTTGCGAGCGCGGCGGGTGTCTCGACCCTGGGCTCCATCTTCCTGCCGGACGAGCCCGACCCAGGGCGCGTTGGGCGGCTGCTGATAGAGCGCGGAACGCGCTACCTGCCGGCGATCGGCAGCGCTCCGGTGCGCCAGGTGCGCGTCTGCGCGCGGCCGCAGTCGGTCGACAGCCGCCCGTTCATCGGTCCGGTCGCGGGCATCGCGGGCCTCTTCGTGTGTGCCGGCCACGGCCCATGGGGCATCTCGACCGGCCCGGGCTCTGCCACGCTGGTGGTCGACGCGATCCTCAGCGGAGCCTCGGTACCCGCCGAGCTCGCGGCAGACCGATGGATCTAG